TGAGTATCCGATTTTCTCTGAGGGTTTTAGGGTGCGTGAGTGGGATTACTTGTTTCATTTCCAAGTTGCTGACGGACAAGGTGGTACGCGTGTGGACAGTTGTTTGTACAAAGTGCTGTTTGATAAGAACAAACTGGCTCAAAGTTTTTATTGGAAACCGGTATCTGAACATGCTGTGTGTCCAGCACAAGCTGCAAGTGTTGCAACAGCTGTTGCAGCTGCGGCAGCAGAACCAATGAATTTAACCCTGTCCGCAGATGCTTTGTTTCCTTTCAATAAATTCTCTGCAGCGGATTTGAATGACTCAGGTCGTCAACAACTTAATCGTTTTGCGCAGATGGTTCGTGACAGCAAGCGCGATTACGTGCTTCAAGTGACGGCCTATACGGATCGAATTGGTTCGGATGCCGCCAATTTCCGTTTGTCACAGCGACGTGCCAGTACGATTAAAGCCCATTTGGTTGGTCAAGGTGTGAAAGCCGCTGCCATCCAAGCTGTGGGCGCGGGTGAGTCGAATCCTGTGGTGTCTTGCTCATCGTCTTTGGCTCGAGCAGCTTTGATTACGTGCCTGCAACCCAATCGCCGAGTGACGATTGAGGCAAAGTAAATTAACATGTGCACATCAGGTTTGTGTTCAAATAAAAACCCCGCTGTTTAATTGCAGCGGGGTTTTTTATTGGAAATTCAGCTTGTTTTGTGGTGTTTAGCCCAAAGCTTTACCGATGATTTCACGCACATCTTGAGACAAGGTTTGATTTTCTGCGACTTTTTTCAATGCCGCTTGCATCAAGCTGCGATGGGGTTCAGCGTAATCGCGCCAATGCTCCATGCTGCGTGCCAAACGTGAGCTGACTTGAGGATTTTTTTGATCAATGTCGAGCACGTGTTTCGCCCAAAAATCGTAACCCGCACCATTGGTTTGGTGAAAGTGGTGTGGGTTGGCGTTGCAGAAGGTGAAAATCAAAGCGCGCAAGCGGTTTGGGTTGGGTTTGATGAAGGCTGGATGCTTGAGTAAATCATTCAAGGTTTGCGCTATTGCATTGTGCGAGACATGGCTGTTGGCCGCTTGAACCGCAAACCATTTGTCAATCACCAAAGCTTCGTTGGCATAACGTTGGTAAAAATCAGCGAGCATGGTTGTGGCGGCGGCAGGGAAATGATTGACCGCGATGCTGAGTGCCGCGATGCGATCGGTCATGTTGTCGGTGGTGTTGTATTGATTTTGAACCAACACAGCCGTGTCATCATTTGCCGTGGCCAATTGGTGCAGTGCGAGATTTTTCAGTGCGCGTTGACCCGCCGCTGCACCCGTGTAAACATAGGCTTGGTTGTTGTTGAGCTGACTGTACAACAGTTGCCATGCGCTTTCAAAATGAGTGGCTAATGCGTCGTTTGCACGTTGACGAGCAGCATGTAGGGCTTGTGGGTCAAGCGCCTGCACGCGGCTGATCAATTGAGCGAGGAATGCGTGGCTGGGTAGCGTGAACAGTTGTGCGCGATAGGCGGGACTGAGGTCGTCGTTATGTAACAGCTCGCCCAACGTGTTGAGTTGAGTAGGGCTGAATACGGCGGCATCTGGGTTGCGCATGTTGTTTAAAATGCAGCGTGTGTATACCTGTTGCGCGGCATCCCAACGGTTGAAAGCATCGTTGTCGTGTTGCAATAAAAAATTCAAATCGTCGTCGCTGTAGTTGAAATGAATCAACACAGGCGCGCTGAACTGGCGATTTAACGATGGCACGGGCGCACATGGGATGTCGGTCAGCACAAACGTTTGAGAGGCCTCTGTGAAAGAGAGGGGCAGTGTGCCTGTTGCCGCATCGGTTTGACCTGCAAGGTACAGGGGTAAATCATCGCCCACTTGTATTGAACCGCAGTTGCTTGATGCGAGCAAACCGATGTTGAGCGGAATGTGCAAAGGCAGTTTGAGCAAGCTGGCTTGTTGCAGCTCAATGCCAACCGCAGGGTTGTTTTGCGTGAGGCTCAGGGTGTAGGTGCGCGCAGCGGCGTCGTATGTGCCGTTGACGCTCACAGTTGGCGTGCCCGCTTGCTCATACCAGCGGCCAAATTGAGTCAAATCCACCGCATTGGCATCGGCCATTGCGGCACGAAAATCATCACACGTGACCGCTGTGCCATCGTGACGTTCAAAATACAAATCCATGCCTTTGCGGAAACCATCCCGCCCCAACAACGTTTCGTACATGCGCACCACCTCTGCACCTTTTTCGTACACGGTCATGGTATAAAAGTTATTGATTTCTTCATAAGCCACAGGGCGAATGGGGTGCGCCATTGGGCCCGCATCCTCGGCGAATTGAGCCGTGCGTAAATTACTCACATCGTCGATGCGCTTGACGGCGCGCGCGCTGGCGGCTGCCTTTTCTGACAGGCCTTCGG
The window above is part of the Ephemeroptericola cinctiostellae genome. Proteins encoded here:
- the pepN gene encoding aminopeptidase N gives rise to the protein MSTNHLLSDYTPYPFHIHTTELVFDLSPERTTVTSWLDFERKTGAQAMVLDGEHIELIAVSLDEVALIADVDYTVNATQLTLHTLPESGVLSIITACTPSTNTSLSGLFTTGAHLMTQCEAEGFRRMTYFPDRPDVLSTYTVTLLADKAQFPVLLSNGNLVEAREVDNGGHMTIWNDPFPKPSYLFALVAGQLASLEETIEHDGQSKLLQVYVEAHDVPKAQFAMDSLKASIHWDKKRYNLPLDLERFMIVATSDFNMGAMENKGLNIFNTKFVLAHPDTATDVDFENVEAVVGHEYFHNWTGNRVTCRDWFQLSLKEGLTVYRDQEFSSDQLAEGLSEKAAASARAVKRIDDVSNLRTAQFAEDAGPMAHPIRPVAYEEINNFYTMTVYEKGAEVVRMYETLLGRDGFRKGMDLYFERHDGTAVTCDDFRAAMADANAVDLTQFGRWYEQAGTPTVSVNGTYDAAARTYTLSLTQNNPAVGIELQQASLLKLPLHIPLNIGLLASSNCGSIQVGDDLPLYLAGQTDAATGTLPLSFTEASQTFVLTDIPCAPVPSLNRQFSAPVLIHFNYSDDDLNFLLQHDNDAFNRWDAAQQVYTRCILNNMRNPDAAVFSPTQLNTLGELLHNDDLSPAYRAQLFTLPSHAFLAQLISRVQALDPQALHAARQRANDALATHFESAWQLLYSQLNNNQAYVYTGAAAGQRALKNLALHQLATANDDTAVLVQNQYNTTDNMTDRIAALSIAVNHFPAAATTMLADFYQRYANEALVIDKWFAVQAANSHVSHNAIAQTLNDLLKHPAFIKPNPNRLRALIFTFCNANPHHFHQTNGAGYDFWAKHVLDIDQKNPQVSSRLARSMEHWRDYAEPHRSLMQAALKKVAENQTLSQDVREIIGKALG
- a CDS encoding OmpA family protein, yielding MNRYTKKTVVALGLIFGLGLSMVARAGLSEVTDQGTTDKPVFPEVKAAWIQDGRYPNLDNLSKIHSGMTRDQIMALIEYPIFSEGFRVREWDYLFHFQVADGQGGTRVDSCLYKVLFDKNKLAQSFYWKPVSEHAVCPAQAASVATAVAAAAAEPMNLTLSADALFPFNKFSAADLNDSGRQQLNRFAQMVRDSKRDYVLQVTAYTDRIGSDAANFRLSQRRASTIKAHLVGQGVKAAAIQAVGAGESNPVVSCSSSLARAALITCLQPNRRVTIEAK